The Aggregicoccus sp. 17bor-14 genome includes a region encoding these proteins:
- a CDS encoding DNA polymerase Y family protein, with amino-acid sequence MRRAYLHLPRFAAQRRVLEQPALGGQPFALTEEVRGQRRIACASSAALRAGVQPGMTLTAASALLPTLQPFTLCEEDEWRALRALGEALLVLAPGFQLCPPDGMWLDASAAPLAGGEAGLAERVLQLCAERGYRGGVAVASEAFTARALARHGGRVQTVEAGQGGRALAPLPLSALEEHPARAAFVALGLSTLGEVAALPAGAVAARGGAQALRAHALCRGADDTPFVAEALEEVVEERLSLDFPAESFEPVQFALKTLLDRLCARLGGRRRAAVRLRFELLLDPSGRAVLPLTLARPSAQARLLLDLARHRFENLRLERPVAGLVARVEEDCEDPGQQLSLGDGPQGDAALEVVLSRLASTLGEGALFSAAVQPVHRPEQAYSPCAFRPPRAARGLLADLLPTSPLPLGEGGVQERPSRLVASPTPLDAELGPDGELRSARLQGARRRVVALTGPERLSGEWWAPAPYSRDYYRLHLEGLGPVWVFRDAADGRFYLQGFFD; translated from the coding sequence ATGCGCCGCGCCTACCTGCACCTGCCGCGCTTCGCCGCCCAGCGCCGCGTGCTGGAGCAGCCCGCCCTGGGCGGCCAGCCCTTCGCGCTCACCGAGGAGGTGCGCGGGCAGCGGCGCATCGCGTGCGCCTCGAGCGCGGCGCTGCGCGCCGGGGTGCAGCCGGGGATGACGCTCACGGCGGCGAGCGCGCTCTTGCCCACGCTGCAGCCCTTCACCCTGTGTGAGGAGGACGAGTGGCGGGCGCTGCGCGCGCTGGGCGAGGCGCTGCTGGTGCTGGCCCCGGGCTTCCAGCTGTGCCCGCCAGACGGAATGTGGCTGGACGCGAGCGCGGCGCCGCTCGCGGGCGGGGAGGCGGGGCTCGCCGAGCGCGTGCTGCAGCTGTGCGCGGAGCGCGGCTACCGCGGAGGGGTGGCGGTGGCCTCCGAGGCCTTCACCGCGCGTGCGCTCGCGCGCCACGGCGGGCGCGTGCAGACCGTGGAGGCGGGGCAGGGGGGAAGGGCACTCGCGCCGCTGCCGCTCTCGGCGCTGGAGGAGCACCCCGCGCGCGCCGCCTTCGTGGCGCTGGGGCTCAGCACGCTGGGCGAGGTGGCGGCGCTGCCCGCGGGCGCGGTGGCGGCGCGCGGCGGCGCCCAGGCCCTGCGCGCGCACGCGCTGTGCCGCGGCGCGGACGACACGCCCTTCGTCGCGGAGGCGCTGGAGGAGGTGGTGGAGGAGCGGCTCTCGCTGGACTTCCCGGCGGAGTCCTTCGAGCCGGTGCAGTTCGCGCTCAAGACGCTGTTGGATCGCCTGTGCGCGCGGCTGGGCGGGCGCCGGCGCGCGGCGGTGCGGCTGCGCTTCGAGCTGCTGCTGGACCCTTCCGGGCGCGCGGTGCTCCCGCTCACGCTCGCGCGCCCCAGCGCCCAGGCGCGCCTGCTGCTGGACCTGGCGCGCCACCGCTTCGAGAACCTGCGCCTGGAGCGCCCGGTGGCCGGGCTGGTGGCCCGGGTGGAGGAGGACTGCGAGGACCCGGGACAGCAGCTGTCCCTGGGGGATGGGCCGCAGGGCGACGCGGCGCTCGAGGTGGTGCTGTCCCGGCTCGCGAGCACGCTGGGCGAAGGGGCGCTGTTCTCCGCCGCGGTGCAGCCGGTGCACCGGCCCGAGCAGGCCTACTCGCCGTGCGCCTTCCGCCCGCCGCGCGCCGCGCGCGGGCTGCTCGCGGACCTGCTGCCCACGTCCCCTCTCCCCCTGGGAGAGGGTGGGGTGCAGGAGCGCCCGAGCCGGCTGGTGGCGAGCCCCACGCCGCTGGACGCGGAGCTGGGCCCGGACGGAGAGCTGCGCTCGGCGCGGCTGCAGGGAGCGCGAAGGCGCGTGGTGGCGCTCACCGGCCCCGAGCGCCTGAGCGGCGAGTGGTGGGCCCCCGCACCCTACAGCCGCGACTACTACCGGCTGCACCTCGAGGGGCTGGGGCCGGTGTGGGTGTTCCGCGATGCCGCCGATGGACGCTTCTATCTGCAGGGCTTCTTCGACTGA
- a CDS encoding ImuA family protein, whose translation MSGVAERSLGAQAAGAVGAGTVEQLRERIRQLQAAPRSYLATLRTGVAAFDALLPAGGLPLGQAVELCGEAASGRTGLALRAVGAAHRERRLCAYVDGPGELYPPAAASMGVDLSRLLIARPRERAQLGWTALQLARSGAFACVVLDLTHTGVRLSLAEGKKLADAAFRGGGLLLLLTSPEAPGEGMLRVRTRARGAEGFAVELLRSRQGGMGVQRSVPWAALYPALVQDPLPGARARALPPQAQSVPSLRRERASARRNGHDGILGQRPGRDAHMPRLHAGLGVSSRH comes from the coding sequence ATGAGCGGCGTGGCGGAGCGGAGCCTGGGAGCCCAGGCAGCGGGAGCGGTGGGAGCGGGGACGGTGGAGCAGCTGCGCGAGCGCATCCGGCAGCTGCAGGCGGCGCCGCGCAGCTATCTGGCCACCCTGCGCACGGGGGTGGCCGCCTTCGATGCGCTGCTGCCCGCGGGGGGCCTGCCGCTGGGGCAGGCCGTGGAGCTGTGCGGCGAGGCGGCCAGCGGCCGTACGGGGCTCGCGCTGCGGGCGGTGGGCGCGGCGCACCGCGAGCGGCGGCTGTGCGCGTACGTGGACGGGCCGGGTGAGCTCTACCCGCCGGCGGCCGCCAGCATGGGGGTGGACCTCTCGCGGCTGCTCATCGCGCGGCCTCGGGAGCGCGCCCAGCTCGGGTGGACGGCGCTGCAGCTGGCGCGCAGCGGTGCCTTCGCGTGCGTGGTGCTGGATCTCACCCACACCGGGGTGCGCCTCTCGCTCGCGGAGGGCAAGAAGCTCGCGGACGCGGCCTTCCGCGGCGGCGGGCTGCTGCTCTTGCTCACCAGCCCGGAGGCCCCGGGCGAGGGCATGCTGCGGGTGCGCACCCGGGCGCGCGGCGCCGAGGGCTTCGCGGTGGAGCTCCTGCGCAGCCGCCAGGGCGGCATGGGGGTGCAGCGCTCCGTGCCCTGGGCGGCGCTCTATCCCGCGCTCGTGCAGGACCCGCTGCCGGGCGCCCGCGCGCGCGCCCTGCCGCCCCAGGCGCAGAGCGTGCCCAGCCTGCGCCGCGAGCGCGCGAGCGCGCGGCGCAACGGCCACGACGGCATCCTCGGGCAGCGCCCGGGACGCGATGCGCACATGCCCCGGCTGCACGCAGGCCTGGGCGTGTCCTCGCGGCACTGA
- a CDS encoding VWA domain-containing protein, which translates to MDEPGSTVPGVCQAEAPVVAPQKTDILFVIDNSGSMLEEQGGIARQLPDFIARLQQGVDGVVQDFRVGVVTTSVYERADRNGDGVPEPTTQYPSQAGRLQPVRLADGTQTGERFLEGSDPQLVDKFGRLVVQGTDGSGQETPFEAVRRAVTPPLSDTPLAQGGNGGFLRDGARLLVVVVTDEDDCSSTEAEPPVFVTPLNPQAPRDDCSEQAAKLTPVSDYFQRFNALRDSTGARREVLWATIGPVGLADKTAQAVVADGRVKNVDCPNSYGPGLRQREMASLFDSQLVNLDSICRVDAQGQPSYGEALTRIASLAVTSQSIEVMNLPDPALAQVRLTRADGQVQICTTSSGQLAYEPSAVGRPARLYFQGSCLRRDTDKGVSVRLLCAG; encoded by the coding sequence GTGGATGAGCCGGGCTCCACCGTGCCGGGCGTGTGCCAGGCCGAGGCGCCGGTGGTGGCGCCGCAGAAGACGGACATCCTCTTCGTCATCGACAACAGCGGCTCGATGCTGGAGGAACAGGGAGGTATAGCGAGGCAGCTGCCGGATTTCATCGCGCGCTTGCAGCAGGGCGTGGACGGGGTGGTGCAGGACTTCCGCGTGGGGGTCGTCACCACCAGCGTGTACGAGCGGGCGGACCGCAACGGGGACGGGGTGCCCGAGCCGACGACCCAGTACCCCAGCCAGGCGGGCCGGCTGCAGCCCGTGCGCCTGGCGGATGGCACGCAGACCGGCGAGCGCTTCCTGGAGGGGAGCGACCCGCAGCTGGTGGATAAGTTCGGGCGCCTGGTGGTCCAGGGCACCGACGGCAGCGGCCAGGAGACCCCCTTCGAGGCGGTGCGGCGCGCGGTGACCCCGCCGCTCTCGGACACGCCGCTCGCGCAGGGCGGCAACGGCGGCTTCCTGCGCGACGGCGCCCGGCTCCTGGTGGTGGTGGTGACGGACGAGGACGACTGCAGCTCCACCGAGGCCGAGCCCCCGGTGTTCGTCACGCCGCTCAACCCCCAGGCCCCGCGCGACGACTGCTCGGAGCAGGCCGCGAAGCTCACGCCCGTGTCGGACTACTTCCAGCGCTTCAACGCGCTGCGCGACTCGACGGGCGCCCGGCGCGAGGTGCTCTGGGCCACGATCGGCCCGGTGGGGCTCGCGGACAAGACGGCGCAGGCGGTGGTGGCGGACGGGCGCGTGAAGAACGTGGACTGCCCCAACTCCTACGGCCCCGGCCTGCGCCAGCGCGAGATGGCGAGCCTCTTCGACAGCCAGCTGGTGAACCTGGACTCCATCTGCCGGGTGGATGCGCAGGGCCAGCCCAGCTACGGCGAGGCGCTCACGCGCATCGCGAGCCTCGCGGTGACCTCGCAGAGCATCGAGGTGATGAACCTGCCGGACCCCGCGCTCGCGCAGGTGCGGCTCACGCGCGCAGACGGCCAGGTGCAGATCTGCACCACCTCGAGCGGCCAGCTCGCCTACGAGCCGTCCGCGGTGGGCCGCCCCGCACGCCTGTACTTCCAGGGCAGCTGCCTGCGGCGCGACACCGACAAGGGCGTGAGCGTGCGCCTGCTCTGCGCGGGCTAG
- the lon gene encoding endopeptidase La: MSDEKKKGQSATALPTAMAPPGLINKDDIPAVLPILPLRNSVFFPGGVLPLAVGRQKTIALIKDAVRDDQVIGVVTQRRAEEEDPGASDLYSMGTVARIVKLLKMGEDNYSLVVQGLARFRVMDLVQEAPYLKARVEAVEDRTASENVEVEALGINLKKLAREVIELMPELPAAATELVESITHPGHLADLIAANVDVPIEEKQAVLETVDLKARMKLVLELLNRKREILKLSNKIDSAVKGEMSKTQREYYLRQQLKAIKEELGEMGEEEEELDELQERLKKAALPPEVEKVAQKELNRLKTIPAASSEYTVARTYLDWIADLPWAKLSEDNLDIENARTQLDKDHFGIKKVKKRILEYLAVRKLKNDMRGPILCLVGPPGVGKTSLGQSIAKAVGRKFVRLSLGGVRDEAEIRGHRRTYVGALPGRFIQSMKKAGTKNPVMMLDEIDKLGADFRGDPSAALLEVLDPEQNNTFSDHYLDVAFDLSKVLFIATANQLDPIPGPLRDRMEIIELSGYTFEEKQNIARIHLVPKQLKEHGLSPDHISITDDALLTLTTAYTREAGVRSLERRIADVCRAIAVEVAGGKTEKQEVNAERVKEILGPEIFYSEVAERTEVPGVATGLAWTAAGGDLLFIEATKMAGKGGMTLTGQLGDVMKESATAALSYLRSKADQLGISPTFLEKTDIHLHFPAGSIPKDGPSAGVTILTALTSLMTGIRVRGDTAMTGEATLRGLVLPVGGIKEKVLAAHRAGIKRVILPERCRKDLIDVPDQAKNDIEFIFVSQMDEVLKAALEESPFKAGGATPPAGEPKTEAGIPAKPAETPAAVRA; this comes from the coding sequence ATGTCTGACGAAAAGAAGAAGGGTCAGTCGGCGACGGCGCTGCCTACCGCGATGGCGCCTCCGGGCCTCATCAACAAGGACGACATCCCCGCCGTCCTGCCGATCCTGCCCCTGCGCAACTCGGTGTTCTTCCCGGGCGGCGTGCTGCCGCTCGCGGTGGGGCGCCAGAAGACCATCGCGCTCATCAAGGACGCGGTGCGCGACGACCAGGTGATCGGCGTGGTCACCCAGCGCCGCGCCGAAGAGGAGGACCCGGGCGCCAGCGACCTGTACTCCATGGGCACCGTCGCGCGCATCGTGAAGCTGCTCAAGATGGGCGAGGACAACTACTCCCTCGTCGTCCAGGGCCTCGCGCGCTTCCGCGTGATGGACCTGGTGCAGGAGGCCCCCTACCTCAAGGCCCGCGTCGAGGCCGTCGAGGACCGCACCGCCTCCGAGAACGTCGAGGTCGAGGCGCTGGGCATCAACCTCAAGAAGCTCGCGCGCGAGGTCATCGAGCTGATGCCCGAGCTGCCCGCGGCCGCCACCGAGCTGGTGGAGAGCATCACCCACCCGGGCCACCTCGCGGACCTCATCGCCGCCAACGTGGACGTGCCCATCGAGGAGAAGCAGGCGGTCCTGGAGACCGTGGACCTCAAGGCGCGCATGAAGCTCGTGCTCGAGCTGCTCAACCGCAAGCGCGAGATCCTCAAGCTCTCCAACAAGATCGACAGCGCCGTGAAGGGCGAGATGTCGAAGACCCAGCGCGAGTACTACCTGCGCCAGCAGCTCAAGGCGATCAAGGAAGAGCTCGGCGAGATGGGCGAGGAGGAGGAGGAGCTCGACGAGCTGCAGGAGCGCCTGAAGAAGGCCGCCCTGCCCCCCGAGGTGGAGAAGGTCGCGCAGAAGGAGCTCAACCGGCTCAAGACCATCCCCGCCGCGAGCAGCGAGTACACCGTCGCGCGCACCTACCTGGATTGGATCGCGGACCTGCCGTGGGCCAAGCTCAGCGAGGACAACCTCGACATCGAGAACGCCCGCACGCAGCTGGACAAGGATCACTTCGGCATCAAGAAGGTGAAGAAGCGCATCCTCGAGTACCTCGCCGTGCGCAAGCTGAAGAACGACATGCGCGGGCCCATCCTCTGCCTCGTCGGTCCCCCCGGCGTCGGCAAGACCTCGCTCGGCCAGTCCATTGCCAAGGCAGTGGGCCGCAAGTTCGTGCGCCTCAGCTTGGGCGGCGTGCGCGACGAGGCCGAGATCCGCGGCCACCGCCGCACCTACGTGGGCGCGCTGCCGGGCCGCTTCATCCAGAGCATGAAGAAGGCCGGGACGAAGAACCCGGTCATGATGCTGGACGAGATCGACAAGCTGGGTGCGGACTTCCGCGGCGACCCGTCCGCGGCGCTCCTGGAGGTGCTCGACCCCGAGCAGAACAACACCTTCAGCGACCACTACCTGGACGTGGCGTTCGACCTCTCCAAGGTGCTCTTCATCGCGACCGCGAACCAGCTGGATCCCATCCCCGGGCCGCTGCGCGACCGCATGGAGATCATCGAGCTGTCCGGCTACACCTTCGAGGAGAAGCAGAACATCGCCCGCATCCACCTGGTGCCGAAGCAGCTCAAGGAGCACGGCCTCAGCCCGGATCACATCTCCATCACCGACGACGCGCTGCTCACCCTCACCACGGCCTACACCCGTGAGGCAGGCGTGCGCAGCCTCGAGCGCCGGATCGCGGACGTGTGCCGCGCCATCGCCGTGGAGGTCGCCGGCGGCAAGACCGAGAAGCAGGAGGTCAACGCCGAGCGCGTGAAGGAGATCCTCGGGCCCGAGATCTTCTACTCCGAGGTGGCCGAGCGCACCGAGGTGCCCGGCGTGGCCACCGGCCTCGCCTGGACGGCGGCGGGCGGCGACCTGCTCTTCATCGAGGCCACCAAGATGGCCGGCAAGGGCGGCATGACGCTCACCGGCCAGCTGGGTGACGTGATGAAGGAGAGCGCGACTGCGGCCCTCAGCTACCTGCGCAGCAAGGCGGACCAGCTGGGCATCAGCCCCACCTTCCTCGAGAAGACGGACATCCACCTGCACTTCCCCGCGGGCTCCATCCCCAAGGATGGCCCCAGCGCAGGCGTCACCATCCTCACCGCGCTCACCAGCCTGATGACGGGCATCCGGGTGCGCGGCGACACGGCGATGACCGGCGAGGCCACGCTGCGCGGCCTGGTGCTGCCGGTGGGCGGCATCAAGGAGAAGGTGCTCGCGGCGCACCGCGCCGGCATCAAGCGCGTCATCCTGCCGGAGCGCTGCCGCAAGGACCTGATCGACGTGCCGGATCAGGCCAAGAACGACATCGAGTTCATCTTCGTCAGCCAGATGGACGAGGTGCTCAAGGCGGCGCTCGAGGAGAGCCCCTTCAAGGCGGGCGGCGCCACGCCGCCGGCCGGTGAGCCCAAGACCGAGGCCGGCATCCCCGCGAAGCCCGCGGAGACCCCGGCCGCCGTGCGCGCGTAA
- a CDS encoding RidA family protein: MSLERKNPAGVAPPLGPYTHVTVVPAGSELLVFAGQVGMDREGRLPTEPEEQLRNALANVAALLASEGLGPQDLVKVNLWLSERMDRDRLLAIWHDFRGGAEPPPTTLVYVAGLVRPEYYVEVEAWAARRK, translated from the coding sequence ATGAGCCTGGAGCGCAAGAATCCCGCGGGCGTGGCTCCGCCGCTGGGGCCCTACACGCACGTGACCGTGGTGCCCGCCGGCAGCGAGCTGCTGGTGTTCGCCGGGCAGGTGGGAATGGACCGCGAGGGCCGCCTGCCCACGGAGCCGGAGGAGCAGCTGCGCAACGCGCTCGCGAACGTGGCGGCGCTGCTCGCCTCCGAGGGGCTGGGCCCGCAGGACCTGGTGAAGGTGAACCTCTGGCTGAGCGAGCGCATGGACCGCGACCGGCTCCTCGCCATCTGGCACGACTTCCGCGGGGGCGCCGAGCCGCCGCCCACCACGCTGGTGTACGTGGCCGGGCTGGTGCGCCCCGAGTACTACGTGGAGGTGGAGGCCTGGGCCGCGCGCCGCAAATGA